A section of the Trachemys scripta elegans isolate TJP31775 chromosome 10, CAS_Tse_1.0, whole genome shotgun sequence genome encodes:
- the DNAJA4 gene encoding dnaJ homolog subfamily A member 4 isoform X1, with protein sequence MVKETGYYDILQVKPGASSEEIKRAYRKLALKYHPDKNPSEGERFKLISQAYEVLSDPKKRDIYDQGGEQAIKEGGLGGSNFSSPMDIFDMFFGGGGRMNRERRGKNVVHQLSVSLEDLYNGVTRKLALQKNVICEKCKGYGGKKGAIEKCPMCKGRGMQVLVQQIGPGMVQQIQTMCSECKGQGERINPKDRCDNCNGCKVVREKKIIEVHIDKGMKDGQKLVFHGEGDQEPDLEPGDVIIVLDQKDHSVFQRRGHDLIMKMKIHLTESLCGFKRTIETLDNRVLIVTSRPGEVIKHGDLKCILNEGMPIYKSPLDKGYLIIQFMVMFPEHQWLPREKLPILEALLPPREEVMITEDMDQVELTEFDPKEQTCRNSREVYEEDEGPRTGVQCQTS encoded by the exons ATGGTGAAGGAGACGGGATACTACGACATCCTGCAGGTGAAGCCCGGCGCCTCCTCGGAGGAGATCAAGCGCGCGTACCGCAAGCTGGCGCTGAAGTATCACCCCGACAAGAACCCCAGCGAGGGCGAGCGG ttTAAGCTCATATCCCAGGCTTATGAAGTTCTGTCGGACCCAAAGAAAAGGGACATCTATGACCAGGGTGGGGAGCAGGCTATTAAAGAAGGAGGCTTGGGTGGCAGCAACTTCTCTTCACCCATGGACATCTTTGACATGTTCTTTGGTGGTGGAGGCCGAATGAATAGAGAGAGAAGAG GCAAGAATGTTGTGCATCAATTGAGTGTCTCTCTTGAAGACTTGTATAATGGAGTTACAAGGAAGTTGGCACTACAAAAGAATGTAATCTGTGAGAAGTGTAAAG GATATGGTGGAAAGAAAGGAGCAATAGAAAAATGCCCCATGTGCAAAGGAAGAGGAATGCAGGTTCTTGTTCAGCAGATTGGACCTGGCATGGTACAGCAAATTCAAACTATGTGCTCAGAATGCAAAGGCCAAGGTGAACGAATAAACCCAAAGGACAGATGTGACAACTGCAATGGATGTAAAGTTGTCAGAGAGAAAAAGATCATAGAAGTTCACATTGATAAAG GTATGAAAGATGGGCAAAAGTTGGTATTTCATggagaaggtgatcaggaacctGACCTGGAACCTGGTGATGTTATAATTGTACTGGATCAGAAGGATCATAGTGTCTTTCAGAGGCGAGGACATGATTTaattatgaaaatgaaaattcaCCTCACTGAGTCTTTATGTGGCTTCAAACGGACCATTGAAACACTGGATAATAGAGTCCTTATTGTAACTTCTAGACCAG GTGAAGTGATAAAGCATGGTGATCTAAAATGTATCCTTAATGAAGGGATGCCTATCTACAAGTCTCCACTGGACAAAGGTTATTTAATTATACAGTTTATG gTCATGTTTCCAGAGCATCAGTGGCTTCCCAGGGAGAAACTGCCTATATTGGAAGCTTTGCTTCCTCCACGAGAAGAAGTCATGATTACAGAGGACATGGATCAGGTAGAACTTACAGAGTTTGATCCAAAAGAGCAAACTTGCCGTAATAGTAGAGAAGTATATGAAGAAGATGAAGGCCCCAGAACAGGAGTGCAATGCCAGACCTCTTAA
- the DNAJA4 gene encoding dnaJ homolog subfamily A member 4 isoform X2 produces MPELPSLPHLTPGERVTLTGHHGEGDGILRHPAGEARRLLGGDQARVPQAGAEVSPRQEPQRGRAGKNVVHQLSVSLEDLYNGVTRKLALQKNVICEKCKGYGGKKGAIEKCPMCKGRGMQVLVQQIGPGMVQQIQTMCSECKGQGERINPKDRCDNCNGCKVVREKKIIEVHIDKGMKDGQKLVFHGEGDQEPDLEPGDVIIVLDQKDHSVFQRRGHDLIMKMKIHLTESLCGFKRTIETLDNRVLIVTSRPGEVIKHGDLKCILNEGMPIYKSPLDKGYLIIQFMVMFPEHQWLPREKLPILEALLPPREEVMITEDMDQVELTEFDPKEQTCRNSREVYEEDEGPRTGVQCQTS; encoded by the exons ATGCCAGAGCTGCCGAGCCTGCCTCACCTCACGCCGGGGGAAAGAGTCACACTCACAG GGCACCATGGTGAAGGAGACGGGATACTACGACATCCTGCAGGTGAAGCCCGGCGCCTCCTCGGAGGAGATCAAGCGCGCGTACCGCAAGCTGGCGCTGAAGTATCACCCCGACAAGAACCCCAGCGAGGGCGAGCGG GCAAGAATGTTGTGCATCAATTGAGTGTCTCTCTTGAAGACTTGTATAATGGAGTTACAAGGAAGTTGGCACTACAAAAGAATGTAATCTGTGAGAAGTGTAAAG GATATGGTGGAAAGAAAGGAGCAATAGAAAAATGCCCCATGTGCAAAGGAAGAGGAATGCAGGTTCTTGTTCAGCAGATTGGACCTGGCATGGTACAGCAAATTCAAACTATGTGCTCAGAATGCAAAGGCCAAGGTGAACGAATAAACCCAAAGGACAGATGTGACAACTGCAATGGATGTAAAGTTGTCAGAGAGAAAAAGATCATAGAAGTTCACATTGATAAAG GTATGAAAGATGGGCAAAAGTTGGTATTTCATggagaaggtgatcaggaacctGACCTGGAACCTGGTGATGTTATAATTGTACTGGATCAGAAGGATCATAGTGTCTTTCAGAGGCGAGGACATGATTTaattatgaaaatgaaaattcaCCTCACTGAGTCTTTATGTGGCTTCAAACGGACCATTGAAACACTGGATAATAGAGTCCTTATTGTAACTTCTAGACCAG GTGAAGTGATAAAGCATGGTGATCTAAAATGTATCCTTAATGAAGGGATGCCTATCTACAAGTCTCCACTGGACAAAGGTTATTTAATTATACAGTTTATG gTCATGTTTCCAGAGCATCAGTGGCTTCCCAGGGAGAAACTGCCTATATTGGAAGCTTTGCTTCCTCCACGAGAAGAAGTCATGATTACAGAGGACATGGATCAGGTAGAACTTACAGAGTTTGATCCAAAAGAGCAAACTTGCCGTAATAGTAGAGAAGTATATGAAGAAGATGAAGGCCCCAGAACAGGAGTGCAATGCCAGACCTCTTAA